In Kaistia algarum, the DNA window AAGGCCGAACCGGCGCCGATGGCGGCACGCCGCTGCCGCCCGGCGTCACCTCCCTCTCCGTCGCCATCGACGGCGCCTATGCTGGTCGCATTCTCTTCGCCGACCGCCTGCGCGAGGAAGCGCCGGCCACGCTTCGCGCGCTGCGCGAAAACGGCATCGATCGGATCGTGCTCCTGACCGGCGACCGTGCCGATGTCGCCGCCGCGATCGGCAAGCGCCTCGGCGTCGAGGCCGTCATCGCCGATGCGACGCCGCAGGACAAGGTCGCGGCCGCCATGGCCGAGAAGAAGGCCGGACCGACCATGATGGTCGGCGACGGCATCAACGACGCGCCGGTGCTGGCCTATGCCGATGTCGGCGTGGCGCTCGGCGCACGCGGCGCGGTCGCGGCCTCCGAGGCGGCCGACATGATCGTCATGGTCGATCGCCTCGACCGCATCGCCGAAGCGCTCTCCATCGCCTCGCGCTCGCGCCGCATCGCGCTGCAGAGCGTGGCAGCCGGCATCGGCCTCTCCGTTCTCGGCATGATCGCCGCCGCCTTCGGCTATCTGCCGCCGGTGGCCGGTGCGCTCCTCCAGGAAGTGATCGACCTCGCGGTAATCCTCAATGCACTCCGAGCCCTCGGCGCGGGTCGCTGAGTTTTTCCCAACGCGAACCTTTTGGCGTATCAAGACCCTATGGACATGGACCTCGCCTTCCGACTGGCGCTGTCGCTCGCCATCGGCCTGATCGTCGGGCTGGAGCGCGGTTGGCGCGAACGCGAGGCCGAGGCCGGTAGCCGCACCGCCGGCATTCGCACGTATATGCTCTGCGGCCTGCTTGGCGGCGTGTTCGGTACGCTCGGCCGGTCGCTGCAATCGCCGACGCTCATCGGCACTGGCTTCGCGGCCTATGTCCTCGTCTTCGCCTGGTTCAAGCGCGCCGAGGCCAGGGCCGATGACGATTTCAGCGTGACGGGGACCGTCGCCGCCATGCTGGTCTTCGCGCTCGGGGCGTTGGCCATTATCGGCGACGCGGAGCTGGCCGCGGCCGGCGCAATCGTCACCGCGGCGATTCTCGCCAGCCGCGAGCCGATCCATCGCTTCGTCGCCGAGGTGACGTGGATCGAACTACGTTCGACGCTGCTTCTGCTCGCCATGGCCCTGATCGTGCTGCCACTCCTGCCGGACCGCGCCTATGGCCCGGGCGGCTCGCTCAATCCGCGCGAGATCTGGATGTTCAGCATCCTCGTCGCCGGCCTCTCCTATGCCGGCTACGCCGCCATGCGCCTCGCCGGCCCATCCAAGGGCATTCTGGTAACGGGACTGACGGGCGGGCTCGTATCCTCGACCGCGATCACCGTCGCCTTTGCCCGCCGTGCCGCGAATGGCGAGGACAAGGGCATCCTCGCCGCCGGCGCGGCGATCGCCGGGGCTGTCTCGCTCTCGCGCGTTCTCATCGTGTCGTCAGCGATCCAGCCAGCGCTGCTGCCCTATCTGGCACCTCCGGCACTTGCCGCCGTCGCGGCGTTCCTACTGCCGGCTGGGCTCTGGATCTTCCGTCGCGGTCCGAAGGGCGAGAGCGGCATGCAGCTCGGCAATCCGTTCGAGCTGACGCCTGTGCTCGGCTTCGCGGCGCTGCTCGGCGCAATCGGGCTTGCCAGCGGCTGGCTCAGCGAACATTTCGGCGCCAGCGGCCTCTATCCGCTCGCCGCCATTTCCGGCCTCGTCGATGTCGATGCGATCTCGCTATCGACCGCGCGCCAGGCTGGAGGCGGCATAGAACTTGCCACCGCCGCGACGGCCATACTGATCGCGCTCGGCGTCAACGCCACGGCCCGCGCCGTCTATGCGCTGATCCTGGAGCGCGGTGGCTTCGCGCTGCGGCTCGGCGCCGTATCGCTCGCTGCGATCCTCGTTGGCGGAACGGTCGTGCTGGCGATCTAGCCGGCTACCCTTCGTCCAGCGCCCGCCGCAATCGCCGGATCAGTGCTGCCCTGGCACGCTCATCAGCGGCCTGCCCGAGCTTCGCCTCGATGTCGATGAAGAGTTCGGCCCGCTCATTGTGCCAGTCGCGCCCCATCTCGGCCTTGACGGCGATGCGCGGCGTCGCGGCCGTTGAGACCCGCACCGGTGCGTCGCCCTGCAGTTCGAAGACGTCATCCAGCGATGGGACAATGGCTGCGTCGTTCGTGAGATGGGCGGCGGCGGCACGCGCCCGCAGCGCCTCCAGCGCGGGCGCCTCGCCATGAACGAAGAAGAGTCCCCGGCGGATCGGCCCGCGCGCCGCGATCCAGCGCAGCAGCTCGGCGCTGTCAGCATGCCCGGAATAATCGTCGAGGGCCTCGATCGCCGCCTGCACGCGCACTTCCTCGCCCTGGATGCGCACGGCAGAGACGCCGTCCTGCAGCAGCCGGCCGAGCGTGCCCTCCGCCTGATAGCCGACGAGCAGAACCGTCGCCGAGGAATGCCACAGCCATTGCTTCAGATGATGACGAATACGGCCCGCGTCGCACATTCCACTGGCGGCGATGATAATATGGAATCCGCGCAGCCGCCCGATCGCCTTGCTGTCGTTGACGCTCTCGGCAAAGCGCAGCCACGGTGAATGGAGGCCGGCCAGCAGATCCTCGGCATGATCCATCATCGCGGCATGACGCTCGAACACGCCGGTGACCTTCCGCGCCAAGGGTGAGTCGATGAAGGTCGGGACGTCCGGTAGTTGGCCGGTGCGCACCAGGATGGCGAGATCGGTGATGAGTTCCTGCGTCCGTTCGACGGCAAAAGACGGGATGAGCAGCGGCCCGCCGCGGCGGCGCGCGCTGAGAACCTTTTCCAGGAGCTTGGCGCGCCGTCCGTCATCGGTCACGGGTCCGCGTTCGCGGTCGCCATAGGTCGATTCACAGATGACATAGTCGAGGCCCGACGCGCCCTCCGGGCCAGGTTGCAACAGTTTCTGGTCGGGACCGATATCGCCGGAGAACAGCAGCCGCACCGGATCCGCGCCTGAGTCCTCGCCCCGATATTCGACCTCGATCGAGGTCGAGCCCAGCATGTGGCCGGCATTCCAGTAGCGCGCCCGCAATCCCTTCGCGACCGGAACCCAGATCTTCATCTCGACCGGGCGCAGCAGCCGCAGCGACGCCTCGGCGTCGGCAGCCGTATAGATCGGCTCCACCAGCGGCTGGCGTCGTTGCTGGCTGCGACGGTTCAGATGCTCGACATCGGCCTCCTGGATGTGGCCGCTGTCCGGCAGCATGCAGCCCAGCAGATCGATGGTCGGCTCGGTCGCGAGGATCGGCCCGCCATAGCCCGCCTTGAACAGCTTCGGCAGCAGCCCGGAATGATCGATATGCGCATGGGTCAGCAGGACGGCGTCGAGCGTGCGGACATCAAAGGGGAAGGCGTTGTAATTCAGCGCCTTCAGCGTCTTGGAGCCCTGGAACATGCCGCAATCGACGAGAACCCGGCTGTTGCCTGCCTCGATCAGGTAGCAGGATCCGGTGACCGTGCCGGCGGCGCCCAGAAAGGACAGGCGAAGGGACATGGAAGGGCACCTCCAATCGGCGAGAGCGCAACGCTCGCGACGGGTCGACCCTATCAGCTTCGGACGGCGAATGCCGCAGATCCGGCCATTGCGCCAAAGTCTTCGAAATCCGAAAAGAGGGTGGCCGCCCCGGTGGCGGCCACCCTCGCTTATCCGACGGTCAGTTCGAAAGGAACTTGAACGGCTCCGCCTCGACGAACTTGTCCGAGGCTTCGCCCGCGATGATCGGGCGCGAGCTGAGATCGAGCTTCATCGGCTTCGCGCCTTCGGAGAGCTTCAGCTTGTCGATATCGACCCAGAAAATCGTCGGGCTATAGGAGGATTCGAAATAATAGCGCTTGTTGCCGATGTCGGAGATCGACCGCCAGATGGTCGAAGCGATGTTCGGCGCTTCCTTGTCGGCGATGCCGAGCGGCACGGAAACGGCGCGGATCAGCGAGAACGCCGTGGCGATGGCGAGACGCTCGTCCTTCTCCTTCGGTGCCGCATTCAGTGCCCAGTTCGTCCGCACGAAACGGTCCGCCGATTTGATGGTGCCGGGCAGGAAGTTCATCCCGCCGATCTCCTGCCAATAGGCGCTGAGCGCCAACTGCTTGTCGAAAGTCGGCGAATTGGTCATCACCGTGTATTTCGGGTCGTGGTGGATGACGAGCTTGCCGCCCAGATACTCGAAGATGGCGCTGTCGCCGGTGGAATCAGCCAGCGAAAGATGCCCGCCCGCGGCCGAGCCATTCGGCAAGGTCGGGGCGACGATGGCGAAGGGCTCCTTCGACAGGGCGTCGACCGCTTCGGCGACGGTCGCGAAATTGTCCAGGACATACTGCGTCCAGGCGCCTACC includes these proteins:
- a CDS encoding MgtC/SapB family protein, with the protein product MDLAFRLALSLAIGLIVGLERGWREREAEAGSRTAGIRTYMLCGLLGGVFGTLGRSLQSPTLIGTGFAAYVLVFAWFKRAEARADDDFSVTGTVAAMLVFALGALAIIGDAELAAAGAIVTAAILASREPIHRFVAEVTWIELRSTLLLLAMALIVLPLLPDRAYGPGGSLNPREIWMFSILVAGLSYAGYAAMRLAGPSKGILVTGLTGGLVSSTAITVAFARRAANGEDKGILAAGAAIAGAVSLSRVLIVSSAIQPALLPYLAPPALAAVAAFLLPAGLWIFRRGPKGESGMQLGNPFELTPVLGFAALLGAIGLASGWLSEHFGASGLYPLAAISGLVDVDAISLSTARQAGGGIELATAATAILIALGVNATARAVYALILERGGFALRLGAVSLAAILVGGTVVLAI
- a CDS encoding MBL fold metallo-hydrolase, whose product is MSLRLSFLGAAGTVTGSCYLIEAGNSRVLVDCGMFQGSKTLKALNYNAFPFDVRTLDAVLLTHAHIDHSGLLPKLFKAGYGGPILATEPTIDLLGCMLPDSGHIQEADVEHLNRRSQQRRQPLVEPIYTAADAEASLRLLRPVEMKIWVPVAKGLRARYWNAGHMLGSTSIEVEYRGEDSGADPVRLLFSGDIGPDQKLLQPGPEGASGLDYVICESTYGDRERGPVTDDGRRAKLLEKVLSARRRGGPLLIPSFAVERTQELITDLAILVRTGQLPDVPTFIDSPLARKVTGVFERHAAMMDHAEDLLAGLHSPWLRFAESVNDSKAIGRLRGFHIIIAASGMCDAGRIRHHLKQWLWHSSATVLLVGYQAEGTLGRLLQDGVSAVRIQGEEVRVQAAIEALDDYSGHADSAELLRWIAARGPIRRGLFFVHGEAPALEALRARAAAAHLTNDAAIVPSLDDVFELQGDAPVRVSTAATPRIAVKAEMGRDWHNERAELFIDIEAKLGQAADERARAALIRRLRRALDEG
- a CDS encoding linear amide C-N hydrolase, producing the protein MKRLRHYGMIAATALALVSFEADACIRFIYETGTGTYVVGRSMDWMQDPGTDLWAFPQGMKRDGGVGEGSISWTSKHGSVIASFYSVATVEGMNDAGLVANTLYLTETDYGDAKASGKPLISVGAWTQYVLDNFATVAEAVDALSKEPFAIVAPTLPNGSAAGGHLSLADSTGDSAIFEYLGGKLVIHHDPKYTVMTNSPTFDKQLALSAYWQEIGGMNFLPGTIKSADRFVRTNWALNAAPKEKDERLAIATAFSLIRAVSVPLGIADKEAPNIASTIWRSISDIGNKRYYFESSYSPTIFWVDIDKLKLSEGAKPMKLDLSSRPIIAGEASDKFVEAEPFKFLSN